The genomic region GATATTGATAAAATCAGAAAACAAGATTTAGCTGCTGAAGAAGCATAATATATAAAAAGGTAAAAGCACAAGTAGTGTGTGATTTGTGCTTTTACCTCAATAATATTCTAAACTAAAAAGCATCGATCTCATGACAAAGACTATACAACCAGAATTGACATTAGTAGGAGCAGGAATTGGCGATCCAGATTTGATTACTATGAAAGGAATCAAAGCTTTACGCCGTGCGGACGTGGTTTTGTATGACGCTCTTGTTTGTGAAGAATTATTAGAATACGCACCTCAAGCGAAAAAAATATATGTTGGTAAAAGAGTTGGACAACACTCCTTTAAGCAAGAAGATATTAACCGTTTGATTGTTTCTAATGCCTTTGCAGGTGGTCATGTTGTTCGTTTAAAAGGTGGAGATCCTTTTGTTTTTGGCAGAGGTCATGAAGAAATGATTTATGCTCAAAAACATGGAATTAGAGTGAATTTAGTTCCTGGAATTAGTAGTTCAGTAGCAGCACCAGCCTTACAAGGTATTCCTGTTACAAGAAGAGGTGATAGCCAAAGTTTTTGGGTAATCACTGGAACAACTAAAGAAGGAGAAGTATCTAATGATATCGCTTTAGCAGCACAATCATCTGCAACAGTGATCATTTTGATGGGTACTAAAAAAATTGACCAAATTATGGATAGTTTTAAAGCTGCTGGAAAAGAAAATACTCCTGTAGCAATTATTCAGAATGCATCTACGCCGGAAGAGAAAATTGGTTTAGGACAAGTACACAATATTGCAGAAGTAATGAGGGAAAAACAATTGGGTTCTCCAGCTGTTATTGTAGTTGGTGAAGTTGTAAAACACCACGCTGAATACCCTCAGACTTTATCAAAAGTTGTAGTTCATGCACTAGCATAGAAATTATTTTACAATCAGTGAGTACGTGGCGTTTGTGTGTTTTTTTGAATTTTCATCAAATTAGCATTCATTCGGTTAGTGGTTCAACAGATTTCGTTACGTACCACTGATGGTAAAAATAAATTCAGTTTGCACTATATTTATGAAGAATGATATGCTAAATATCATTCTTCAATTTTTTTACACCACTTCCTAAAAAAATACTCTTATGAATACAATGTTCCCAATTTTCTTGAAAATGTCTGAAATCACTACGCTTATCGTTGGTGGAGGGAATGTAGGACATGAGAAATTAGCAGCAATATTAAAGAATAGTCCGGATGCAGTAGTTACCGTTGTTTCTATTGAATTTGGAGAAGAACTATTAGACCTAGCAAAAGATTTTCCTAGTGTGACATTGGAAAAAAGACCTTTCGAAATCAGTGACCTAGATGATCATCATATCTGTCTTTGTGCCACTGATGATTACGATTTACATGTTAAAATTCAGGAAGAGTGTAACAAAAGAAAGATGATCGTTAACGTAGCTGATACACCTCCATTATGTGATTTCTATTTAGGTTCTGTTGTCACAAAAGGAGATTTAAAGATTGGTATATCAACAAATGGAAAATCACCTACATTAGCTAAAAGAATGAGAGAGTTTTTAGAAGATGCTCTTCCTAGTGAAACTCAATCCCTACTAGATAATTTGAAAGATATTAGAGATAAATTAACTGGAGACTTTCAAGATAAAGTGAAGCAGTTAAATGATATTACTCAAAAAGTTTTCGATAAGAAAGAATAAAAAAAGCACAACTGAGAAAATCAGTTGTGCTTTTTTATGAGGCTGGAAAAAGGTATGAATTAATCCTTTTCCCATTCTACCAAGTTTCTCTTGCTACTTACAACCCCATCTTCATCGACATATACGTAGTGACCATCAATAAAATCTACACCAGCTACTTCTGCATGGTAATGGATTTCAATAGTGTCTTCTTTTTCTTTCGCTTTTTTGGGGTAGGCGTGTTTTGCTACGATTCCAGTTCTTAGCTTTGAAATAGTTTCATAGTGCCTGTAATTTGCGTTCGTAATAATTCCTTCCCATTCTTGGTGGAGTAGGGCAAAGGCTATCTCATCATCGATTAGGGCATCATGTTCTTCTGCTTCCCAATCCACGATAAGGACTTTACCTTTTCCATTCTCTTCTTCAATTCGATCAAGAATAAGTTTTACACTATTAGTCTTATAACAAACAGCCCTACCATAAAATGATTTCCGTCTACTTAGGCTTTGTAGATAGAAGGGACGGCCAATTTCTACTTCATCAGGGTAACGATCACATAGATTAGAAGTTTTAATTTTAGCACCACTATCAAAAGCTTCATTCTCCAAGAAATTAATGGTGTCTTCAACCGTTTTATCTGGAATTTCTTCCATTGGTATATGACCCACTTCTTTATATACAATAAGTGTTGAGTTAGGTAAGTTGAAATTAAAACGATATGCATTGGATAATGGAATCCATCGATCTTTTTCTCCCCAAAGAATAAGAGTTGGTGTTTCTAAGTCTTTTAGTCGGTCAGAATGATCTTGATGGCCACTTGTTGCTATATTTAAAAATGCTTCTTTATTCCCTTTCCTAGAAAACATCTCATGATACCTCGTCAATGTAGTTGGCTCAATACGTTTGGGGTCACCGTATGCATTTTTTAGGAAGAATTCATTAATTGTTTTAGGTGCTTTTACATATTCTGCCAACCCATGAAACATCTTAAATTCTTTGAGAATTGGATTTTGAACAACTTTGTAAATAAGAGGTGTTGAATCTTTATCATTAAAACCTGCAGCATCTAATAAGACAAGTCTTCTTACTTGTTCTTTATAACGGTAAGCATATTCCCAAGCAAGCCATCCACCTAATGATGAACCAACAAGGTAAAACTTCTTAATATCTATTCTTTTGAAAAAGGTTTCCAAAAACTTTAGGTATATCTCTACAGAGTACGTTCGATCTGGCCTTGGGCCAGTTAAGCCAAAACCGGGTAAGTCTAAGCGTATTACCTTATATTTTTTGGAAAGCACTTCTGTCCATCGATCCCATGTATGTAGTGAGGCAAACGTTCCATGTAGTAATACTATTGGAAATCCTTCCCCTTCAATCTTATAATGAACTTTCATTTCATCGATATCTAAGAAATGGGATTGTTCATCTGTATATTTTTCAAAAAGGTCTATTGCCATGATTTTATTTTTCTCTCGTTTTTTTAGTGTTAGTTAAATTTAATCAAAAAAATGTAAGAGCATGAATATTCATTTATTGAAAATTCACCAAGTTAAACCCGTTGCATTAATTAAAAGAGCATTATTGAAGTAATATTGATGATTGTGTCTGAAAATCACTGATTAATAGATTATTCTAAACAAATTTAAACTATTTTGGTAACAATGTAACTTATGTAGTATGTTTACAGCATAGAAAATGAAAAAACAATTGCTACTGATCAATTAAAAATGAGAAAGAATTACTGTTATTATCAAAAATCACAATCAAGAAATTAGTTTACTTCTTTATACCGATTGAAGAAGTTTACACTCCAATTGATGGACGAATAAAGAGTTCAAAATAGTTGATTTGCCCACTTGCCTTGATATTTAACTGTAGGCTGTGATAGAATTAATATTGAAAATACAGGAACTCAATGTGGTGTGTAACTATAAGGTTTAATAACTCCAATTCAGTTTTTTTCGCATTCAAATAATCCAGGAGTATTTGCTCCTGGGTTTACTTCTCAAAATTTGATTGATTATTTGTGTTACAGTCTCATGACCTATTTTCTACTATTAAAGAAACAATAATTAGGTGTTAGTTAATTGTATATGATTCTTTACAAGTGAGCGACTAATAAGTGAAGTATGGATGTCAAAAAAGGCATACATCAAGTGTAGTGTAACTTTATTAGTTTGATTGAGTGTTATTACGTTAAGTTTTATTTGTCAATAGAGATATCTTTATGAGGTATCTCTATTTTTTTATTCAAAAGGTATAAACTTTGGTTTAGTTGGCCTGAAATCTTTTAGAGGTAATGTGATCTCAGTATATACATTAAATCCAATTTTGGAACCATTATTTACGGTATTGGGGTAGTATTTCATATCTGCAGCGATAGTGTTGAAAACAAGGTTTTCATTTCTTGTTCTCACTCCTAAACCGAATGCTGAGAAAATATTATCAGATGAGAAAGAAACATTGTCATTATCTCTCATTAATCCTATTTCTGTTGTTTGATATATTGAGAACTTAAATCCATAAAAGTACCATGGAGTAAACCAAACATTTTCTTGTGCGATTTGAATTCTACTACTTCCTTTTTTGGTTAAAGGATTGATATTATAATCAGTGAAAAACTCGTTGTTTACAAAGTACAAATAGTCACCTGGTACCATGTCTTGGCCTTGTGTCAAATCAACATAAAGAAACATTCTTAGGAAGTTCCTATTAATTGCGATGAGATTTGTAAAGTATTGGAAGCGAACATTGACAATCTGCTGTTGGTATTTTGAATTGTAAAAAGTTCCGTAATTACCGTTGATTCTAAAGTATCCAATGGGTGTAAATTGTCCAACATCTAAAGAGGCACCAATGTAGGGCCGATTACCATAATACTCATTGTCTTCAAAGCCTGCAGTTACATCAAAGAGCCATCCATATGGAACGTCCTCCGTTCTACCAAAACCTTGTAAATAACTAAGCTTTCTATAATGCCTTTCATTTACTGTAATTGTGCCTATATAATGTGTCTTATCTTGGTAGTTATACAATGTGTCAGCAGAGACGTCAGCAGGTCTGTCTTTAAATTTTAATTTGTCGACCCCTGCACTAAAAGTAAGGTTTCTATTTTTTGACTTATTGAGTTGGATAGAATTACCAGCCCAAAAACCTAGGTAACTATAATGATGGGACTCCCAAAAGTTATCATAATTGACGGTGTCACCTAAGTCCATAAAAGCACTATCAGAGGTTGCATAACCATAGCGATCCCTGTTGTTATGATACTCTAATTGTCCTGCCCATTTCGTAGCAGAAGTAATGAAATCTCTTTTGGTCGATACTTCATAGAGACTTCGATCGTAACTGTCTACAAAAGATCCTTCAACATCGATAAAAGTACCTGATATATTACGGTAATTGTATTGTACGTCAAATCCTAATTTTCCTTTTGGAGAATCAGGTTGGTAAATTCCTCCAATGGCAACATATTGACCCATACCAAGGAAATTGGAATTGTAAACACCTGCACCAAAATCATTTCGATTATAAGTACCACCGGTTACACCAATCGTCCATTGATCTTTCGTAACGACATAGATATCTATGAGATTATTAGGCAATTCACAACCATAAATTTCAGCGTCCTTGATAAAGGGTAATGTACGGAGAATACGTTCACTTTCAGAAATTTCATTGTCAGAAATGAGATCACCCACATTGAAAATCAAGTTGTTGTCTATTACATATTCCTTGGTACGGTTATGAATACCATTGGCATACTTAGTGAC from Flammeovirga agarivorans harbors:
- the cobA gene encoding uroporphyrinogen-III C-methyltransferase, translated to MTKTIQPELTLVGAGIGDPDLITMKGIKALRRADVVLYDALVCEELLEYAPQAKKIYVGKRVGQHSFKQEDINRLIVSNAFAGGHVVRLKGGDPFVFGRGHEEMIYAQKHGIRVNLVPGISSSVAAPALQGIPVTRRGDSQSFWVITGTTKEGEVSNDIALAAQSSATVIILMGTKKIDQIMDSFKAAGKENTPVAIIQNASTPEEKIGLGQVHNIAEVMREKQLGSPAVIVVGEVVKHHAEYPQTLSKVVVHALA
- a CDS encoding precorrin-2 dehydrogenase/sirohydrochlorin ferrochelatase family protein is translated as MNTMFPIFLKMSEITTLIVGGGNVGHEKLAAILKNSPDAVVTVVSIEFGEELLDLAKDFPSVTLEKRPFEISDLDDHHICLCATDDYDLHVKIQEECNKRKMIVNVADTPPLCDFYLGSVVTKGDLKIGISTNGKSPTLAKRMREFLEDALPSETQSLLDNLKDIRDKLTGDFQDKVKQLNDITQKVFDKKE
- a CDS encoding alpha/beta fold hydrolase yields the protein MAIDLFEKYTDEQSHFLDIDEMKVHYKIEGEGFPIVLLHGTFASLHTWDRWTEVLSKKYKVIRLDLPGFGLTGPRPDRTYSVEIYLKFLETFFKRIDIKKFYLVGSSLGGWLAWEYAYRYKEQVRRLVLLDAAGFNDKDSTPLIYKVVQNPILKEFKMFHGLAEYVKAPKTINEFFLKNAYGDPKRIEPTTLTRYHEMFSRKGNKEAFLNIATSGHQDHSDRLKDLETPTLILWGEKDRWIPLSNAYRFNFNLPNSTLIVYKEVGHIPMEEIPDKTVEDTINFLENEAFDSGAKIKTSNLCDRYPDEVEIGRPFYLQSLSRRKSFYGRAVCYKTNSVKLILDRIEEENGKGKVLIVDWEAEEHDALIDDEIAFALLHQEWEGIITNANYRHYETISKLRTGIVAKHAYPKKAKEKEDTIEIHYHAEVAGVDFIDGHYVYVDEDGVVSSKRNLVEWEKD